In Leptospira perdikensis, a single genomic region encodes these proteins:
- a CDS encoding substrate-binding periplasmic protein → MLLLLRIHYFGFVSFLVFFLSVSLSGESSQVLEKIKKTKTLTVSVNEFYDPFYIENPNPNFPGLDVELAQEYAKFLDVDLKIIPLRTFDQHARMLEKGDTQIAMAGLSSSINRFKDVYFSDPYLISTPAALVNRTALPPEPEGQIVTVQLFRNLNDLTNITGISYSVLANSSNHQFLRDAFPKAQIFSYFTNEAALNELKKNNVNAFVADSFYIQALLQKDSSLRANYLPILGVVQEDHISMATAKRDVEFLYNLNFFIKELKRTGKIQGLINKYFKSNQWVKKE, encoded by the coding sequence ATGTTGCTTCTTCTCCGGATCCATTATTTTGGGTTTGTTTCTTTTTTAGTATTTTTTTTGTCTGTTTCTCTTTCGGGAGAATCAAGTCAGGTTTTAGAAAAAATTAAAAAGACAAAAACTCTGACTGTTTCCGTAAATGAATTTTACGATCCATTTTATATTGAAAATCCAAATCCCAATTTTCCAGGATTAGATGTAGAGCTCGCCCAAGAGTACGCTAAATTTTTAGATGTGGATTTGAAAATCATCCCACTCCGAACCTTCGACCAACATGCGAGGATGTTGGAAAAGGGTGATACTCAAATTGCGATGGCAGGACTTTCTTCTTCAATCAATCGTTTTAAAGATGTGTATTTCTCTGACCCTTATTTGATTTCGACACCGGCAGCACTAGTCAACAGAACAGCACTTCCTCCAGAACCAGAGGGACAGATTGTGACTGTTCAGTTGTTTAGAAATTTAAATGACCTAACAAATATTACGGGAATTTCTTATTCGGTACTAGCAAATAGTTCCAATCACCAGTTCCTTAGAGATGCTTTCCCAAAAGCACAAATTTTCTCTTATTTTACAAATGAAGCGGCTTTAAACGAACTAAAGAAAAATAATGTAAATGCGTTCGTTGCGGATTCGTTTTACATTCAGGCACTTTTACAAAAAGATTCTTCACTCAGGGCCAATTATCTTCCCATTCTAGGAGTGGTTCAGGAAGATCATATTAGTATGGCAACTGCGAAACGAGATGTAGAATTTCTTTATAACTTAAACTTCTTTATCAAAGAACTGAAACGTACAGGGAAAATTCAAGGTTTGATCAACAAATATTTTAAATCCAACCAATGGGTTAAAAAAGAATAA
- a CDS encoding OmpA family protein, translating into MPYSFFPKYNTNRKPNLLSSDEFSFRTLIIEGGIYTQYRYPIRLGEYPFSRKETINSSYANCGYFQFLMFGMDGQAWGNMRSADISENVIWCKKTIIQYIVNSKFSFVPLYLFLAFFLLFSLPVYSQTQGSEPTLVVAPIQGPINTEFQEFGPTMTPDAKTLYFYSKRSSKGYTEIFKSERKKDGTWDFPEEVDILNSPFDDQSPFISRDGKTLLLSSNRDGSVEVMLPDGKVGISRDLYVSNWNGKEWGNPVALPSPINTEEIEENPHLLGDTLLFTRYPFGKPNLAKVYYSQFKDDKWSTPKLLPSPINDNYATIAAAFNDDGSILFFSSNRPGGYGGFDLYMAKIDGESFKDIENLGAPINSSEDEAYIVFQQVKKTFLFCRRVDGRSFDLFTASIPKQENIVQKKLEETKKISLDSVYFERASSVLKPESSVPLDAIVDYLHENSDKKMKIIGHTDLTGTFEDNMVLSKERAESVKQYLVSKGVDQKRLVTDGKGPTQPMVQGTDEASSKKNRRTEFVLIDP; encoded by the coding sequence ATGCCCTATTCGTTTTTTCCAAAATATAATACCAATCGCAAACCAAACCTTCTATCGTCGGATGAATTCAGTTTTAGGACACTTATCATTGAAGGGGGGATTTATACGCAATACAGATATCCAATCCGTCTCGGTGAATATCCGTTCAGCAGAAAAGAAACAATAAATAGCAGTTATGCGAATTGCGGATATTTCCAGTTCCTTATGTTTGGTATGGATGGTCAAGCTTGGGGAAATATGCGTAGTGCAGATATTTCCGAGAATGTGATCTGGTGTAAAAAAACGATCATTCAATATATAGTGAATTCGAAATTTTCCTTTGTTCCTTTATATCTATTTCTAGCCTTTTTCCTTTTATTTTCCCTTCCTGTTTATAGCCAAACACAAGGTAGTGAACCGACTTTGGTTGTGGCTCCGATCCAAGGTCCCATCAATACAGAATTCCAAGAATTTGGTCCGACGATGACACCTGATGCCAAAACTTTATATTTCTATTCGAAACGTTCGAGTAAGGGTTATACGGAAATTTTTAAATCAGAACGAAAAAAAGATGGGACTTGGGATTTTCCAGAAGAAGTGGATATTTTGAATTCTCCTTTTGATGACCAAAGCCCATTTATCTCTCGCGATGGAAAAACTCTTTTGTTATCCTCAAATCGAGATGGATCCGTAGAAGTAATGTTACCTGATGGGAAAGTCGGAATTTCTAGAGACTTATATGTTTCTAATTGGAATGGAAAGGAATGGGGTAATCCAGTCGCTTTGCCAAGTCCCATCAACACAGAGGAAATAGAAGAAAATCCACATCTCCTAGGTGATACTTTGCTTTTTACAAGATATCCCTTTGGTAAACCTAATCTTGCAAAAGTGTATTACAGCCAATTCAAAGATGACAAGTGGTCTACACCAAAACTTTTGCCTTCGCCCATTAATGATAATTATGCGACCATTGCTGCAGCTTTTAATGATGATGGTAGTATTTTGTTTTTTTCCTCGAATCGTCCAGGTGGTTATGGCGGATTCGATTTATACATGGCAAAAATAGATGGAGAATCCTTTAAGGACATTGAAAATTTAGGGGCGCCTATTAACTCGAGTGAAGACGAAGCATATATTGTTTTCCAGCAGGTCAAAAAAACATTTTTGTTTTGTAGAAGAGTGGATGGAAGGTCGTTTGATCTCTTTACGGCTTCTATCCCGAAACAAGAAAACATCGTACAAAAGAAACTGGAAGAAACCAAAAAAATTTCTTTGGATTCCGTTTATTTCGAAAGAGCCTCCTCTGTATTGAAACCAGAATCTTCGGTACCTTTGGATGCTATTGTTGATTATCTGCACGAAAATTCGGATAAAAAAATGAAAATTATCGGCCATACAGATCTAACAGGAACATTTGAAGACAACATGGTTCTCTCAAAAGAACGAGCGGAGTCCGTTAAACAGTATTTAGTCTCTAAAGGAGTGGATCAGAAACGTTTGGTAACAGATGGAAAAGGACCAACACAACCTATGGTTCAAGGAACAGATGAGGCATCGTCCAAAAAAAATCGAAGAACAGAATTTGTACTGATTGATCCTTAA
- a CDS encoding YbaB/EbfC family nucleoid-associated protein, which translates to MFDQMKQMREAFSQLGNIKEKQEELSKRLAQIRVTASAGAGMVEVTATADGTLTNLNINPIMFNADDKKMLEDLILSATNEVQRKAKETMAHEMKNVLGFNPSDFEGVFNQMQKDGGFPPV; encoded by the coding sequence ATTTTTGATCAAATGAAACAAATGCGAGAAGCTTTCTCGCAACTAGGGAACATCAAAGAGAAACAAGAAGAGCTTTCCAAACGACTTGCTCAGATTCGCGTCACTGCTTCGGCTGGGGCAGGAATGGTGGAAGTAACTGCAACCGCTGATGGAACTCTTACCAATCTTAACATCAACCCCATTATGTTCAATGCTGATGATAAAAAGATGTTAGAAGATCTAATCCTTTCTGCAACAAACGAAGTACAGAGAAAAGCCAAAGAAACTATGGCTCATGAAATGAAAAATGTTCTTGGTTTCAATCCAAGTGACTTCGAAGGCGTTTTCAACCAAATGCAAAAGGATGGAGGATTTCCACCTGTCTGA
- a CDS encoding alpha/beta fold hydrolase has translation MHHSEIRNLSSVFTTLETGSGDPVLFLHGFPDNHKTFAPIMEQIGKKGFQCIAPVMRGYEPSTISHAHKLHVVDLVDDILGWMEDRRWDSVHLVGHNWGSVIAFAAGMYYPNRIKSITSLGVPLLRTYQDSFLWAPQQTIHSWYVVLFQIPFLAELTIRSNGFALVDYLWKDWSPGYSPNQDHLAEIKANFQNPGILSSALAYYRNLNDLFTESGRESILGILDSQITVPTQILYGLNDGCFHKNLFEHLLDETDFPCGFRKIGFDHAGHFLHWEKREEVTKLILEWLEKNK, from the coding sequence ATGCACCACTCGGAAATTAGAAATTTATCCAGCGTATTTACCACTTTAGAAACAGGATCAGGCGATCCCGTTCTTTTCCTACACGGCTTTCCCGATAATCATAAAACCTTTGCTCCCATTATGGAACAAATTGGCAAAAAAGGATTCCAGTGCATTGCACCCGTTATGCGAGGGTACGAACCTTCAACAATTTCTCATGCCCATAAATTACATGTAGTAGATCTCGTGGATGACATTCTTGGCTGGATGGAAGACCGCAGATGGGATTCAGTACATTTGGTAGGGCACAACTGGGGTTCCGTGATTGCATTTGCGGCCGGAATGTACTACCCTAACCGAATTAAATCCATCACAAGTCTTGGTGTCCCCTTGCTACGTACATACCAAGACTCTTTTCTTTGGGCACCCCAACAAACCATTCATTCTTGGTATGTGGTTTTGTTTCAAATTCCCTTTTTGGCAGAACTTACCATTCGTTCTAATGGATTTGCTTTGGTTGACTATTTATGGAAAGATTGGTCGCCCGGATATTCTCCCAACCAAGACCATTTAGCAGAGATTAAAGCCAACTTTCAAAATCCAGGAATTTTATCTTCGGCCCTAGCCTACTATCGAAATTTAAACGACCTATTCACCGAATCAGGTAGAGAAAGTATTTTAGGAATTTTAGATTCACAAATTACTGTTCCCACACAAATTCTCTACGGTTTAAATGATGGTTGTTTTCATAAAAATTTATTTGAACATTTGTTAGATGAAACTGACTTTCCGTGTGGATTTCGTAAAATTGGTTTCGATCATGCGGGACATTTCCTTCATTGGGAAAAAAGAGAAGAGGTAACCAAGCTGATTTTAGAATGGTTAGAAAAAAATAAATAA
- the serS gene encoding serine--tRNA ligase, translating to MLDINRIVQNPEELLSTLQKRGVVSTDIEAKIKSVSEKQRKLKLEVEDLRAERNRVSKEIGIQKSQGKDITEISASMKGVGDQIKAIEEELTKEEESLHELNLGLPNLLDPSVPEGKSEADNVLVRQWGDVPKLSFEAKTHFDIGEALGIFDFERGVKLSGARFYTYRGLGAKLERALMNLMLDTHTSENGYEEMWVPVLVNDESMTATGQLPKFAEDFYRLEKDGLNLIPTAEVPLTNYYRDEIISEKELPISVCAHTSCFRREAGSYGRDTRGLVRVHQFQKVELVKFVEPETSQNEHEKMLQDAESILQKLKLPYRVMLLCSKDMSSASSKTYDIEVWMPGLGRFMEISSVSNFKDYQARRGKIRYKSKEGKNLLVHTLNGSGLAIGRTLAAVIENYQSVDGTFQIPDVLKPYIR from the coding sequence ATGCTTGATATCAACCGTATTGTTCAAAACCCTGAAGAGTTACTTTCCACCTTACAAAAACGAGGTGTTGTCTCTACAGACATTGAAGCTAAAATTAAATCTGTCTCTGAAAAACAACGAAAGTTAAAATTGGAAGTAGAAGACCTTCGGGCCGAAAGAAACCGAGTTTCTAAAGAAATTGGAATTCAGAAATCACAAGGCAAAGACATCACTGAAATTTCAGCTTCGATGAAAGGTGTTGGTGATCAGATTAAAGCCATTGAAGAAGAACTAACCAAAGAAGAAGAATCTTTACATGAACTCAATTTAGGTCTTCCGAACTTACTCGATCCTTCTGTTCCGGAAGGAAAATCGGAAGCAGATAATGTTCTTGTGCGCCAGTGGGGAGATGTTCCTAAACTTTCCTTTGAAGCAAAGACCCATTTTGATATTGGGGAGGCTTTAGGTATTTTCGACTTTGAACGCGGAGTGAAACTTTCTGGTGCTAGATTTTATACCTACCGTGGTCTTGGTGCCAAATTGGAAAGAGCACTTATGAATCTAATGCTCGATACCCATACTTCGGAAAATGGATACGAAGAGATGTGGGTTCCTGTTCTTGTGAATGATGAATCCATGACGGCCACGGGACAACTCCCCAAATTTGCAGAAGATTTTTACCGATTGGAAAAAGACGGACTCAACTTGATCCCAACGGCGGAAGTTCCGCTCACCAATTATTACCGTGATGAAATCATTTCTGAAAAAGAATTACCCATTTCGGTTTGTGCACATACATCTTGTTTTCGTAGAGAAGCAGGATCTTACGGGCGTGATACACGTGGTCTTGTGCGAGTACACCAATTTCAAAAAGTGGAACTTGTGAAGTTTGTCGAACCGGAAACTTCGCAAAACGAACACGAAAAGATGCTCCAAGATGCTGAATCCATTTTGCAAAAGTTAAAACTTCCTTACCGCGTGATGTTACTTTGTAGTAAAGATATGTCCAGTGCCTCCTCCAAAACTTACGATATCGAAGTTTGGATGCCGGGACTTGGTCGTTTTATGGAAATTTCCTCTGTTTCTAACTTCAAAGACTATCAAGCAAGACGCGGAAAAATTCGATACAAGTCAAAGGAAGGAAAAAACCTGCTCGTCCATACTCTGAATGGTTCCGGTCTTGCGATCGGTCGAACACTCGCAGCAGTGATTGAAAATTACCAATCAGTAGATGGAACCTTCCAAATTCCGGATGTATTGAAACCTTACATTCGTTAG
- a CDS encoding class I SAM-dependent RNA methyltransferase, translating into MEKLRIKLEKWVNGGFCIAHHEGHAVFVEGGIPGELVDISLYKTGNKEWFGSVSEVIEASDRRTPSDCSVFMECGGCSYRHISYEDEIKIKTSLLEGMFPQWKSKIQVFIGPENEYRNNVQWQSNGKEIGYFAKNSHRVVNESQSVCKTVDKRLLWDSIPQGLKKSVSKQKSIQLRLSSKSVVNYERDQTEINVFNTKLKVPERGFFQINRFLLEPWLEKIKTLLPDSSEILELFCGCGTIGISIRERIASLYGIESHEKSIRYAKENAKTNSALMFEYEVSDLYQKHLPKHTSKYPIWIVNPPRAGLTEGIIESASMFSPKQIVYSSCNPSTLKRDITRLEKIGYRLQYMGLFDFFPRTQHYEVLVSLKK; encoded by the coding sequence ATGGAAAAGTTGCGTATAAAACTAGAAAAGTGGGTGAATGGTGGCTTTTGTATAGCGCATCATGAGGGACATGCCGTCTTTGTTGAGGGTGGCATTCCGGGCGAATTGGTAGACATAAGTCTTTATAAGACCGGAAACAAAGAATGGTTTGGATCTGTTTCCGAAGTCATCGAAGCTTCCGATCGAAGGACTCCCTCTGATTGTTCCGTTTTTATGGAATGTGGTGGTTGTAGTTACCGCCATATTTCCTACGAAGACGAAATCAAAATCAAAACATCACTTTTGGAAGGAATGTTCCCGCAGTGGAAATCTAAAATACAAGTATTCATCGGGCCAGAGAACGAATATCGAAACAATGTGCAATGGCAATCTAATGGAAAAGAAATTGGATATTTTGCAAAAAATAGCCACAGGGTTGTGAACGAATCTCAATCTGTTTGTAAAACTGTCGATAAACGATTGTTATGGGATTCAATACCACAAGGGCTGAAAAAATCTGTATCCAAACAAAAATCCATCCAACTCAGGCTTTCTTCAAAATCGGTTGTGAATTATGAAAGAGACCAAACAGAAATTAATGTTTTTAACACAAAACTAAAAGTTCCCGAAAGAGGTTTTTTTCAAATCAACAGATTTCTTTTGGAACCTTGGCTTGAAAAAATCAAAACCCTCTTACCCGATTCTAGTGAAATTTTGGAATTATTCTGTGGATGCGGAACCATTGGAATTTCCATACGGGAAAGAATTGCTTCTCTTTATGGAATCGAATCACACGAAAAAAGCATTCGTTATGCAAAGGAAAATGCCAAAACCAACAGTGCTTTGATGTTTGAATATGAAGTCAGTGATTTGTATCAAAAACATTTACCGAAACATACTTCGAAATATCCAATTTGGATTGTGAACCCGCCAAGAGCCGGCCTAACAGAGGGAATCATTGAATCGGCTTCTATGTTTTCTCCGAAACAAATTGTATATTCTAGCTGTAATCCAAGTACTTTAAAAAGGGATATTACTAGATTAGAAAAGATAGGATACCGATTACAGTATATGGGTTTATTTGATTTTTTTCCAAGAACGCAACATTATGAAGTACTTGTGAGTTTAAAAAAATAA
- a CDS encoding YgaP family membrane protein, whose amino-acid sequence MFQNMGLYDRIIRVVVGLVLGGLYLSGVVEGTTAIVLFVIGLVMIATSAIGFCPAYLPFKITTKEK is encoded by the coding sequence ATGTTTCAAAATATGGGTCTTTATGACCGGATCATTCGTGTAGTCGTCGGATTGGTATTAGGTGGTTTGTATTTAAGTGGAGTCGTGGAAGGAACAACAGCAATTGTTCTTTTTGTGATTGGCCTTGTGATGATTGCAACCTCTGCTATTGGATTCTGCCCGGCTTACCTTCCTTTCAAAATCACAACAAAGGAAAAATAA
- the dnaX gene encoding DNA polymerase III subunit gamma/tau, producing MSENHQVLFRKYRPQFFRDVIYQDLAVGSLQNAFKSKKIGHAYIFIGPRGVGKTTIARILAKRLNCERPDGVEPCNECTSCLEITKGNSNDVFEIDAASNSGVDNIRELRENVKFNAMGGKYRVYILDEVHMLSGAAFNALLKTLEEPPAHVVFILATTEYHKIPETILSRCQDFHFRKVPVTVLQNYIETLCEKENLKYDSEGLFWIAKKGDGSVRDTLSFMEQAVIFTDGNLTGAKLRKMIGYHGIDTFTDFLNQLLDSAQSAQIFETLENLFQAGIDLSKFVWDFVEFLNSLLLIKDNLADRESINIPQEDLQKLKQNYRDLDREILVLLAERIFSVHEKLNLMKLRSSYEMKVYLEIQFRKLILDREKPSVSGLLAKIAELTKLVQGDISHLPENLEPVKKQTEPVATPAVPKSEPVQPVAEKSKPNIELESKPNPATQQNPVATPKPMPSGPAAAEDMEKLLKEKFSGMEVDPNQFKNL from the coding sequence ATGAGCGAAAACCACCAAGTACTCTTTCGAAAATACAGACCCCAATTCTTTCGCGACGTGATTTACCAAGACCTTGCGGTTGGTTCCTTACAAAATGCATTTAAATCAAAAAAGATTGGCCATGCTTATATTTTCATAGGCCCTCGTGGTGTTGGTAAAACCACCATTGCAAGAATTTTGGCAAAACGTCTGAACTGTGAGAGACCAGATGGAGTAGAACCTTGTAACGAATGTACATCTTGTTTGGAGATTACAAAAGGAAATTCAAACGACGTGTTTGAAATCGATGCAGCTTCCAATAGCGGTGTTGATAATATCCGCGAATTACGGGAAAATGTAAAATTCAATGCGATGGGTGGAAAGTACAGAGTTTATATTTTGGATGAGGTACATATGCTCAGTGGGGCTGCGTTTAATGCTCTACTCAAAACTTTAGAAGAACCACCGGCTCATGTTGTTTTTATTTTAGCAACTACCGAGTATCATAAAATTCCGGAGACAATTCTGTCTCGTTGCCAAGACTTTCATTTTAGAAAAGTTCCTGTAACGGTTTTACAAAACTACATCGAAACTCTTTGTGAAAAAGAAAATTTAAAATACGATTCTGAAGGTTTATTCTGGATCGCAAAAAAAGGTGATGGTTCCGTACGAGATACGTTGTCCTTTATGGAGCAAGCCGTTATTTTTACAGATGGCAATCTTACTGGCGCCAAACTTCGAAAAATGATTGGATATCATGGAATTGATACCTTTACCGATTTTTTAAACCAACTCTTAGATTCCGCACAAAGTGCACAAATATTTGAAACACTTGAAAATCTTTTCCAAGCTGGGATTGATCTCAGTAAATTCGTTTGGGACTTCGTAGAATTTTTGAATTCCCTCCTCCTCATTAAAGACAATTTAGCCGATAGAGAATCGATCAACATTCCCCAAGAAGATTTACAAAAACTAAAACAAAATTATCGCGATTTAGATCGTGAGATTTTAGTTTTACTCGCTGAAAGAATTTTTTCTGTTCATGAAAAATTGAATTTAATGAAACTTCGCAGTTCCTACGAGATGAAGGTGTATTTGGAAATTCAATTCCGTAAATTGATATTGGATCGCGAAAAACCTAGTGTATCTGGACTGTTAGCAAAAATCGCGGAACTCACCAAACTTGTCCAAGGTGATATTTCTCATCTTCCGGAAAATTTGGAACCGGTAAAAAAACAAACTGAGCCTGTTGCGACACCTGCTGTCCCAAAATCAGAACCAGTACAACCTGTGGCTGAAAAATCAAAGCCAAATATAGAACTAGAGAGTAAACCAAATCCTGCAACACAACAAAATCCTGTCGCTACACCCAAACCTATGCCATCAGGTCCAGCAGCGGCCGAAGATATGGAAAAACTTCTGAAAGAAAAATTTTCCGGTATGGAAGTAGACCCTAACCAATTTAAGAATTTATAA
- a CDS encoding nucleoside deaminase, whose translation MEAFDSFLKRYSEAVSNHPNEIPSYSEILTKDGILLSKTFNSVEQTLNPTKHSEILAIEEALSKTEGRYLTDCVLITALEPCLLCAGAILRVKIPEVVYFVPAKPGEGISSYTTESIYLLNHFPKCTLIPRSHIKFEFLSFFKEKR comes from the coding sequence GTGGAAGCATTCGACTCGTTTCTAAAACGATACTCGGAAGCAGTTTCCAACCATCCAAACGAAATCCCTTCCTATTCTGAAATCCTTACAAAAGACGGCATTCTTTTATCCAAAACTTTTAACTCCGTCGAACAAACATTAAACCCTACAAAGCATAGTGAAATCCTAGCTATTGAAGAAGCACTTTCCAAAACGGAAGGCCGCTATCTCACTGATTGCGTTTTAATCACTGCTTTAGAACCATGTCTCCTTTGTGCTGGTGCTATCTTACGAGTAAAAATTCCAGAAGTGGTTTATTTTGTTCCGGCAAAGCCTGGGGAAGGAATTTCTTCCTACACAACTGAGTCCATTTATCTACTAAATCACTTTCCCAAGTGTACACTCATTCCAAGATCCCACATAAAATTTGAATTTCTGAGTTTTTTCAAAGAGAAAAGGTAG
- the recR gene encoding recombination mediator RecR, with protein MEDFHLSDPQFQKLIQSFSSLPGIGKKSATRIGFHILRMDPSSFRAWLSNIEEAKAKLRFCDECGGLTEDSVCSICLSDRRDNAILCVVEQPEDIFFIENTKEYVGKYHVLNGAISPLDGIGPDQLRIRQLLQRLEEGAVKEVLIATNPTLEGDATASYLSTVIKPMEIKITRIAHGITIGGTLEYSDQYTLGKAIKSRLTL; from the coding sequence ATGGAGGATTTCCACCTGTCTGATCCACAATTCCAAAAACTAATCCAATCATTCTCTAGTCTTCCTGGTATTGGAAAAAAAAGTGCAACGAGAATCGGATTCCACATTCTAAGAATGGATCCTTCCTCCTTTCGAGCTTGGCTCTCAAATATCGAAGAAGCGAAAGCCAAATTACGATTTTGTGATGAATGTGGTGGCCTTACTGAGGATTCAGTTTGTTCTATTTGTTTGTCAGATAGACGAGATAATGCAATCCTTTGCGTTGTCGAACAACCAGAAGATATTTTCTTCATTGAAAACACAAAAGAATACGTGGGCAAATATCATGTATTGAATGGTGCAATTTCTCCGTTAGATGGGATTGGTCCTGACCAATTACGGATTCGCCAACTGTTGCAACGTTTGGAAGAAGGTGCGGTCAAGGAAGTTCTTATTGCAACCAATCCTACCCTCGAGGGAGATGCGACGGCCTCTTACCTATCCACAGTCATCAAACCTATGGAAATTAAAATCACTAGAATTGCTCATGGGATCACCATTGGTGGAACCTTAGAATATTCTGACCAATACACTTTAGGCAAAGCAATTAAGTCTAGATTAACTCTTTAA
- a CDS encoding WbuC family cupin fold metalloprotein yields MQEIQLIDSDLIGTLVKKAQNAERKRTNHNFHEQQEVYQRFLNVLSKNTYIPPHRHLSDPKPETFVVLEGEIGFLIFKENGEIKESHKLSAIGPKRGIDLQPGVWHSLVCLSENAVCFEGKSGPYDPTVDKEFHPNYPLEGDPKVRETIVWYESLFL; encoded by the coding sequence TTGCAGGAAATACAACTCATTGATTCCGACTTAATCGGAACCCTCGTAAAAAAAGCTCAAAACGCCGAAAGAAAACGTACTAATCATAACTTCCATGAACAACAGGAAGTCTACCAAAGGTTTCTCAACGTTCTTTCAAAAAATACATACATTCCACCTCACAGACATTTGTCGGATCCAAAACCAGAAACTTTTGTGGTTCTCGAAGGTGAAATTGGATTTTTAATTTTTAAAGAAAATGGAGAGATCAAAGAATCTCATAAACTTTCAGCCATTGGTCCCAAACGAGGAATTGATCTACAACCGGGTGTATGGCATAGTTTGGTTTGTTTGTCTGAGAATGCTGTTTGTTTTGAAGGAAAGTCGGGGCCCTATGATCCGACCGTAGATAAAGAATTCCATCCAAACTATCCACTCGAAGGTGACCCTAAAGTAAGAGAAACTATTGTTTGGTATGAATCTTTGTTTCTATGA
- a CDS encoding alpha/beta hydrolase family esterase, translating into MNWIFTNQKRYLLLVMISFSFFCKSLPSIVPVKEHKLESISSDGIVRTFRYYVPKQINEKRLPVIFLLHGGGGSGEGMIYLTRMSEKAEEYGFIAVYPDGYANRWNDGRKIPHSLTDKRNTNDVEFFRDMIRFIDKEIPIDYNRIHVAGISNGGFMTQRLLCEADDLFSSGYSIAAVTSKGLKDICNPPPQKSIGFIMGTSDDVVPYKGGTVSIPSDSSPNAKRIPAGDVISYLESLEFWSSSFSCKEEIKSQKRHLNKFWKRDIQYTQFTDCQSDQKVEGYLIPNGGHIWPNGFYYQNEKQYGYLSKDLDTREIVLQFFRTTYKKEKLVNNAPLGN; encoded by the coding sequence ATGAATTGGATCTTTACTAATCAAAAACGATATCTACTACTTGTCATGATTTCCTTTTCCTTTTTTTGTAAATCCCTTCCATCGATTGTACCAGTAAAAGAACATAAACTAGAATCAATCTCTTCGGATGGGATTGTACGTACTTTTCGTTATTACGTACCCAAACAAATTAACGAAAAACGTCTACCTGTGATTTTTCTTTTACACGGCGGAGGAGGTAGCGGCGAAGGAATGATTTATCTAACTCGAATGTCAGAAAAAGCAGAAGAGTATGGTTTTATTGCCGTTTATCCAGATGGTTATGCCAATCGTTGGAATGATGGACGAAAAATCCCACATTCCTTAACAGACAAACGAAATACAAATGATGTAGAATTTTTTCGGGACATGATTCGTTTTATCGATAAAGAAATTCCGATTGATTATAACCGTATTCATGTGGCAGGTATTTCCAACGGTGGTTTTATGACACAGCGCTTGTTATGCGAAGCAGACGATTTATTTAGTTCTGGATATTCGATAGCAGCGGTAACTTCTAAGGGTTTAAAAGATATATGTAATCCCCCTCCACAAAAATCAATTGGATTCATTATGGGAACTTCGGATGACGTAGTACCATATAAAGGTGGGACTGTTTCCATTCCGTCTGACTCAAGCCCCAATGCAAAAAGAATTCCAGCAGGAGATGTGATATCCTATTTGGAATCATTAGAATTTTGGAGTTCTAGTTTCTCATGCAAAGAAGAAATAAAATCTCAAAAAAGACATTTAAACAAATTCTGGAAACGAGACATTCAATATACTCAATTTACCGATTGTCAATCGGACCAAAAAGTAGAGGGATATTTGATCCCTAATGGTGGTCATATCTGGCCGAATGGATTTTATTACCAAAATGAAAAACAATACGGATACTTAAGTAAGGACTTGGATACAAGGGAAATTGTGTTACAATTCTTTCGAACAACCTATAAAAAAGAAAAGTTGGTAAACAATGCACCACTCGGAAATTAG